In Promicromonospora sp. Populi, one genomic interval encodes:
- a CDS encoding phosphatase PAP2 family protein: MPDPNRTPARAAGLVVASAAALGAWLVWWAMVTTWPGQRTEERVFETADRFQDVVNHLVEPVLLLGSPPWLVAGFLVVCGIGLLRRRWVAAGLAAVVMLGSNLTTQVVKDGVLYRTGLLGEWNRDINTLPSGHVTVVAAAWAALLLVTPRGRQPVVALVGAVVTCAMALATVADRWHRPSDVVAAVLVVLVWGALVCALAPARWADPLPGRDAPGADAGASPGAGLTTSRVTTLLGVVALPAALLSVLAAAATEGRVDLPWDGGLTAYVGGLLAACAISAAAFAVLLPLCQAAARPVAPSPASVAGGRASARMSVARHKVPTEPP, translated from the coding sequence ATGCCGGATCCGAACCGCACCCCGGCCCGCGCGGCCGGGCTCGTGGTGGCGTCGGCGGCGGCGCTCGGGGCCTGGCTCGTCTGGTGGGCGATGGTGACCACCTGGCCGGGGCAGCGGACCGAGGAGCGCGTCTTCGAGACGGCCGACCGGTTCCAGGACGTTGTCAACCACCTGGTGGAGCCGGTGCTGCTGCTCGGCTCGCCGCCGTGGCTCGTCGCCGGGTTCCTCGTGGTGTGCGGCATCGGGCTGCTGCGCCGGAGGTGGGTCGCCGCCGGCCTGGCGGCCGTCGTGATGCTGGGGTCGAACCTGACCACTCAGGTGGTAAAGGACGGCGTGCTCTACCGCACCGGCCTGCTCGGCGAGTGGAACCGCGACATCAACACCCTGCCGAGCGGCCACGTCACCGTGGTGGCGGCGGCCTGGGCGGCGCTGCTGCTCGTCACGCCGCGCGGCCGGCAGCCCGTAGTCGCGCTCGTCGGGGCCGTCGTGACCTGCGCCATGGCCCTGGCGACGGTCGCGGACCGCTGGCACCGGCCGTCCGACGTCGTCGCAGCCGTCCTGGTCGTCCTGGTGTGGGGGGCACTGGTGTGCGCGCTCGCGCCGGCGCGGTGGGCGGACCCGCTGCCGGGCCGCGATGCTCCCGGGGCGGACGCGGGTGCCAGCCCCGGCGCTGGCCTCACGACCTCGCGGGTCACCACCCTCCTCGGCGTCGTCGCGCTCCCGGCGGCCCTGCTCTCGGTCCTGGCCGCCGCCGCGACCGAGGGCCGGGTGGACCTGCCGTGGGACGGCGGCCTCACCGCCTACGTGGGGGGCCTCCTCGCCGCGTGCGCCATCTCCGCCGCTGCGTTCGCAGTGCTGCTCCCGCTGTGCCAGGCCGCGGCTCGCCCGGTCGCTCCCAGCCCCGCCTCGGTCGCCGGCGGGCGTGCCTCCGCGCGGATGTCGGTGGCACGTCATAAGGTGCCGACTGAGCCACCGTGA
- the proC gene encoding pyrroline-5-carboxylate reductase, with product MNQRLAVLGAGNMGEAVLAGALSAGWAAADVVATVRTEAKAQHLRETYQVATTSDNVAAVRGAGLVLVGVKPKDVGALLDEVAHAIDPAAVVVTVAAGHPAAFYEERLPAGTAVVRTVPNTPAAIGAGITAIAPGAAATEAHLEAVEHLLAGTGAVVRAAEKDLDAVSAISGSGPAYVFYVADALAEAGVLLGLTRDVARRLATQTLLGASRLMDESGEHPVILREKVTSPGGTTAAALRALDDGGVRASFLTAAAAARDRARELGG from the coding sequence GTGAACCAGCGACTTGCAGTGCTCGGTGCCGGGAACATGGGCGAGGCGGTGCTCGCGGGCGCGCTCTCGGCGGGCTGGGCGGCCGCCGACGTCGTGGCCACCGTGCGCACCGAGGCCAAGGCCCAGCACCTGCGCGAGACGTACCAGGTGGCCACCACCAGCGATAACGTGGCCGCCGTCCGTGGCGCGGGTCTCGTCCTCGTGGGCGTGAAGCCGAAGGACGTCGGCGCCCTGCTCGACGAGGTCGCGCACGCGATCGATCCCGCCGCCGTGGTGGTCACAGTCGCGGCCGGCCACCCCGCGGCGTTCTACGAGGAGCGGCTGCCGGCCGGCACCGCCGTCGTGCGGACCGTGCCCAACACGCCCGCCGCGATCGGCGCGGGCATCACGGCGATCGCGCCGGGGGCCGCCGCCACCGAGGCGCACCTCGAGGCGGTCGAGCACCTGCTCGCGGGCACCGGCGCGGTGGTCCGCGCCGCGGAGAAGGACCTGGACGCGGTCAGCGCGATCTCCGGATCCGGGCCCGCGTACGTCTTCTACGTCGCCGATGCGCTCGCCGAGGCGGGTGTTTTGCTCGGCCTGACGCGCGACGTCGCGCGCCGCCTCGCGACCCAGACCCTGCTCGGCGCCTCCCGCCTCATGGACGAGTCCGGGGAGCATCCAGTCATCCTGCGCGAGAAGGTCACTTCCCCGGGCGGCACCACTGCGGCAGCCCTGCGGGCCCTGGACGACGGGGGTGTGCGCGCCTCGTTCCTGACCGCCGCTGCCGCTGCGCGTGACCGGGCCCGCGAGCTGGGTGGATGA
- the disA gene encoding DNA integrity scanning diadenylate cyclase DisA — protein MATTSSHPDELLRETLAAVAPGTELRDGLERILRGRTGALIVLGLDATVEQICSGGFSLDVDFSATRLRELSKMDGAVVLDQGATRIRKAAVQLLPDPTIETTESGTRHRTAERVAKQSGFPIISVSQSMRIVALYVGGQRHVLEDSDTILGRANQALATLERYRARLDEVSGTLSALEIEDLVTVRDVCSVVQRLEMVGRISDEIAGYVIELGVDGRLLALQLDELIGDVGSDREFVIRDYVIGRKERSIADVQAELSALTSQQLLDMSQIGRVLDLPGGGDALDAAVAPHGYRLLSKVPRLPNTTIEQLVGHFSSLQKLLAASVDDLMSVDGVGEQRARTIREGLSRLAESSILERYV, from the coding sequence GTGGCCACCACCTCCTCGCATCCTGACGAGCTGCTTCGGGAGACCCTGGCCGCCGTTGCGCCCGGCACCGAGCTTCGCGACGGACTCGAACGCATCCTCCGCGGCCGTACCGGCGCACTCATCGTGCTCGGCCTCGATGCGACAGTCGAACAGATCTGCTCCGGCGGCTTCTCGCTCGACGTCGACTTCTCCGCCACCCGCCTGCGCGAGCTGTCCAAGATGGACGGCGCGGTGGTGCTCGACCAGGGCGCCACCCGCATCCGTAAGGCGGCGGTGCAGCTGCTGCCCGACCCGACCATCGAGACCACCGAGTCCGGCACCCGGCACCGGACCGCGGAGCGCGTCGCCAAGCAGTCCGGGTTCCCGATCATCTCCGTGAGCCAGTCCATGCGGATCGTCGCCCTCTACGTGGGCGGGCAGCGGCACGTGCTGGAGGACTCGGACACGATCCTCGGGCGCGCCAACCAGGCCCTCGCGACGCTGGAGCGCTACCGGGCGCGCCTCGACGAGGTGTCCGGCACGCTGTCCGCGCTGGAGATCGAGGACCTGGTCACGGTGCGCGACGTGTGCTCGGTGGTGCAGCGCCTCGAGATGGTCGGCCGCATCTCCGACGAGATCGCGGGCTACGTGATCGAGCTCGGCGTGGACGGGCGCCTGCTGGCGCTGCAGCTGGACGAGCTGATCGGCGACGTCGGCTCGGACCGTGAGTTCGTGATCCGCGACTACGTGATCGGCCGCAAGGAACGCTCGATCGCCGACGTCCAGGCCGAGCTCTCGGCGCTCACGTCGCAGCAGCTGCTCGACATGAGCCAGATCGGCCGCGTCCTGGACCTGCCCGGCGGCGGAGACGCGCTCGACGCCGCCGTGGCGCCGCACGGCTACCGGCTCCTGTCCAAGGTGCCGCGCCTGCCGAACACCACCATCGAGCAGCTTGTGGGCCACTTCAGCAGCCTGCAGAAGCTCCTCGCCGCGAGCGTCGACGACCTCATGTCGGTCGACGGCGTTGGCGAGCAGCGCGCCCGGACCATCCGCGAGGGCCTGTCCCGGCTGGCGGAGTCAAGCATCCTCGAACGGTACGTCTGA
- the radA gene encoding DNA repair protein RadA, producing the protein MTSSTSKRARPAYRCAECGWTTVKWAGRCGECQAWGTVSEDGPAQSGPRTAAVSPAREPARPIADIDVESARANPTGVGEFDRVLGGGLVPGAVILLAGEPGVGKSTLLLAVASNVADGALGPHGFESPRTVLYVTGEESAAQVRLRAERIGALSRTLLLAAETDLGTVLGHLEANQPDMLVVDSVQTISSAQVDGAPGGVSQVREVAAALIAVAKERQIPTILVGHVTKDGSVAGPRTLEHLVDVVCQFEGDRHSRLRMIRAVKNRYGPTDEVGCFDLSENGIVGLADPSGLFLSHAGAGVAGSCITVTLEGRRPLAVEVQGLVAPSPLTNPRRATSGVDSSRLAMILAVLQRHGGLRLADQDVYASTVGGARITEPASDLAAALALVSARTGRPLPGATVAVGEVGLAGDLRPVAGLDRRLGEAARLGFAHAVVPHGTGVKAPDGLQLVEAAHIRDAVEWAQSGGGRTGEEMDGG; encoded by the coding sequence GTGACCTCATCGACCTCCAAACGGGCCCGGCCCGCGTACCGCTGCGCCGAGTGCGGCTGGACCACCGTCAAGTGGGCCGGCCGCTGCGGGGAGTGCCAGGCGTGGGGCACCGTGAGCGAGGACGGGCCGGCGCAGTCCGGCCCGCGCACGGCCGCCGTGTCCCCCGCACGCGAGCCCGCCCGGCCCATCGCCGACATCGACGTGGAGTCGGCGCGCGCCAACCCGACCGGGGTCGGCGAGTTCGACCGGGTGCTCGGCGGCGGGCTGGTGCCGGGCGCGGTGATCCTGCTCGCGGGCGAGCCGGGCGTGGGCAAGTCGACCCTGCTGCTCGCGGTCGCGAGCAACGTGGCCGACGGCGCCCTGGGCCCCCACGGGTTCGAGTCGCCCCGCACCGTGCTGTACGTGACCGGTGAGGAGTCCGCCGCGCAGGTGCGGCTGCGGGCCGAGCGGATCGGGGCGCTCTCGCGGACGCTGCTGCTCGCGGCGGAGACCGACCTGGGGACGGTGCTCGGCCACCTGGAGGCGAACCAGCCGGACATGCTCGTCGTGGACTCCGTGCAGACCATCTCGTCCGCCCAGGTCGACGGTGCACCGGGCGGCGTCTCCCAGGTGCGGGAGGTCGCCGCGGCGCTGATCGCCGTGGCCAAGGAGCGGCAGATCCCGACGATCCTCGTGGGGCACGTGACCAAGGACGGCTCGGTCGCCGGACCGCGCACGCTCGAGCACCTGGTGGACGTGGTCTGCCAGTTCGAGGGCGACCGGCACTCCCGCCTACGCATGATCCGCGCGGTGAAGAATCGGTATGGCCCCACGGACGAGGTGGGCTGCTTCGACCTGTCGGAGAACGGGATCGTCGGGCTGGCCGACCCGTCCGGCCTGTTCCTGTCGCACGCCGGTGCAGGGGTCGCCGGGTCGTGCATCACGGTGACGCTGGAGGGACGGCGCCCGCTCGCCGTCGAGGTCCAGGGCCTCGTCGCCCCGAGCCCGCTGACCAATCCGCGCCGCGCCACCAGCGGCGTCGACTCCAGCCGGCTCGCCATGATCCTCGCCGTGCTCCAGCGGCACGGTGGGCTGCGGCTCGCCGACCAGGACGTCTACGCCTCGACAGTGGGCGGCGCTCGGATCACCGAACCGGCGTCGGACCTCGCGGCGGCACTCGCCCTCGTGTCCGCCCGCACCGGTAGGCCGCTGCCGGGCGCCACCGTCGCCGTCGGCGAGGTGGGCCTGGCGGGGGACCTTCGCCCGGTCGCCGGGCTGGACCGCCGGCTGGGCGAGGCCGCGCGCCTGGGGTTCGCGCACGCTGTCGTGCCGCACGGGACCGGGGTCAAGGCGCCCGACGGGCTCCAGCTCGTAGAGGCGGCCCACATCCGCGACGCGGTCGAGTGGGCGCAGTCCGGGGGTGGCAGAACCGGCGAGGAGATGGACGGTGGGTGA